From the genome of Nitrospinaceae bacterium:
AATGGAAAAAGGCACTATGGAAAACGACTATAGCCGGTTGATGATTCTCTCTGATACGCACGGAAAGTTGCCCCGTGAGGTGGTTCAGGCGTGTGAGGGGGCGGCTCACATTATTCATGCGGGGGATTTGGGCGGCGAGGATATTTTGCATGAATTGATGGGGGTGGCTCAAGTTACTGCGGTTTGCGGAAACGTGGACTGGACCAATTTGGCTCCCTTGCGCGCATTTGTCAGTGTGGGCGGCTGGCGTATTTTAGTTCAGCATATCGTCTGGGAGAGGGGGGGGCCTTCCACAGAAGTTCGAGATGTCGCAGCGGGTGAGGAGGCCGATCTCGTGGTCTTTGGTCACACGCACGAGCCATTGTGCCAACAACTAGGAAATACGGTTTATTTCAATCCGGGGAGTTGTGGACCCAGGCGATTTACTCTTCCTCAATCCTATGGAGAAGCTCTGCTCGGGCCCGAGGGAGGAGAATTCAGGATTATAGATTTTAGCGGCAGATCGGAGAAAATTATTCATGAAAGCCGTATTGAGCGCGGAGGTTCTGGATGATTTCCTCTGATATCCTGCATTGCAAGCAAAATTTTTAGAAGATAAACTCGCCAAGAATTTATTGCTGAATTTCTCTCAGATGCCCTACGAGGGCTCCCTGTTTCTGGAGTATTTAGATTGCGCGTCAAGCTGGCTAAGACAGCGGGTTTTTGCTGGGGGGTTGAGCGTGCCCTCGATATCGTTCTCGAAACGTCGAACAAAGCAAAAGCGCCTGTATATACCCACGGACCCCTGATTCATAATCCTCAGACGGTCAGTTTACTCAAAGAAAAAGACATCACGCCTTATGATCCGGCTGAAACGCCTTCGGATAATGGCTTGCTCGTTATTCGGGCGCACGGTATTTCTCCGCAGGTGCGCGAGAAGCTGCGAAATTCAGGCTCGACCATTCGCGATGCCACGTGTCCGTTGGTGGCGAAGGTTCATGGTGTTATCCGCAAGCATTCGCGGCTGGGGGCCCACACAGTCATCATCGGCGAGGAAGGTCATCCTGAGGTAGAGGGTCATATCGGATATTCCGAGGCGGGCCACACCCTGGTCACCTCTTTTGAGGATCTCGAAAAAATCCCCTCCGGGCTCGACGATGTGATTGTCGTGGCGCAGACAACAATTAATATGGGTGATTGGAGCGAGGTCGTGGAAGGGCTTCTGACCCGCTATCCGGCTGCACAGATGTTTAACACCATTTGTGATGCAACTGAGGTGCGCCAGGAGGAGGTTCGCCAAATCGCGCCCGATGTTGATTTGATGATAATCGTCGGGGGGCGCAATAGCGGAAATACGGCTCGCCTCGCCGAGGTGGCCAAGGAGGAGGGTTCCACTTCTCTACTGATCGAAACCGAGGATGAAATCGATCCAGAATACTTGAGAAAATTTAAAAATATAGGCGTGACGGCCGGGGCGTCAACGCCAGATTGGATGATCCGCCGGGTTGTGAACCGGATAGAGTCAATACCTGATACTGTCTCTCGGTTTTCGGATAGATTAATTCAGGGCATCAAAGCCCTCTCACGGGCAAACGTACTTCTCTTGCTAGCCGCCTCGATGGCCTCGGTCGCAACTTCTGTGCTTGGTGGTTTTCCTGTCAGCACGATGGGTGTTGCGGTGGCGTCTCTCTATCTGTTTGCCATGCACACAATGAACAGGTGCACGAGTTTTGAAGCAGATAGGTATAACGAACCCAATCGCGCTTTCTTTTATGAAAAAAATCGAGGCATTCTTGTTAAGGCAAGCGTCGTGGCCGGCCTTGTTTCACTAGGCCTGGGTGTGGTTCTTTCTTTCACTGTGGTGGTCGTTTTGTTTATCGGATCGATGTTAGGTGCCTTCTATAGCTTGCGAATGGAGCCCAGGGCTTTGAATGTGGGTAAGGTGCTGGATTTTCCTGCATCGAGAACTGTGGTCGTCACAGTGGGATGGGTCGTATCTTTGGCGCTTTTGCCGGCCCTGGCAAACCCTGAACTTGTTGGCGCTGCGTGGCCGATAGCTATTCTATTTGCGTTCGGCATGACTTTGATGCGCTCGGGCCTCATGGAGCTGCGCGACATACAGGGCGACCAAATAGTCGGCAAGCGAACTTTGCCCATTTTGTTGGGAAAAGAGCAGACCGAGGTTATGCTGGCATGTGTTTGTGCTGCCATGGCAGTCATGCTTGTCTCAGGTGTTGTGAATGGTTGGGTCGCGTCCAGCATTGGCATTGCAATGCTCGTCCCGGTGATTATCTCGGGGTTGGGGATATGGCTGTACAAGAAAAAAATCATAGGCCATAGCGGGCTTACCGAGGCGGTAGTGGATTTGCAGTTCATTAGCGCGGGGATTGTTGCACTCATCGTGGCTTGAGGACGAGAATCTGGGGCCATGATGATATTGTTTATTTGATACTAATCGGTCCGACAAAATTCTATGTGGCACCGGATTTACTCCGGTGCTTTTTTTTGTGAATGATTTTTTTAAGGCTATAATGCGTCTGGCGCAAGATATCTGGAAACAAAAATAATTCGGTCGAAACAATTTCCGATGGAAAACGTTCTGCAAATGAACAAAAAAACTCCGCCTTCATAAGAAAGCGGAGTTTTCTGTGTTCTCGATTTTATTCGCCAGAGGGGAGGTTATCAGCCTCCTCGGGCGGCCCGCTTGGACGCTTTGAGGGGATTAAGCTTTTTCTCAAGCGGCGCGGCGAAATCCATCTTAATGTGGGTGGCCAATGGGCAACGCCCCCGGGCCCAGCGGTTCGCCGGGTTAGGGAATCGAGTGCAAAACTTCCCCTTTGGGAGTTCAATGATATGCTCGCAGGGTTTTTCGTCGTCCCCGCTGAGACATTCCTCCACGACGCCGAGGCAACTGTCGCCATTGTAGCTGCAGCGATTGGCGCCGTTATCTCCACCCCGTTGGGCAAAATGACATTCAACAGGCCCTTCTAGAAGCGTACACTCCATTTTTCTGTCCTCAAGCAAAGATAAAGTGAAATCCACAGGTTTGCCGTAGCAACGCCATGAGCCGGCGAGTTTAGGGGATTTGAGGGGTGGAATCAAGCCCCGAAAGTAGCTTTGGTGGGGGTCCTAGGGGCCTGGAGGGCCGGCAAATAAGCCTGAATTCGCTCTTGCCGAGGTTTGGGGAATTTAATTGATAAGTAACAGCCACGAAACAATGCCGAAACATATTGACTGTAAAACATACTTAACAGGATGGACCGGGTATCCTTAGCGCATACCAAGTCGTTTGACCTGTCTTTTGGGCATGTTATATTTCGTGGAATCTTGAAGGTTCCCTATGTTTCCTGGTGGTTGGAGACTCTGCCATGCAATTGATTGTAGCAATAGTAAAGCCATTTAAAATGGATGAAGTAAAAGAAGCGCTCGGCTCTGCGGGTGTCGCTGGAATGACGGTGACCGAGGTGAAAGGATTCGGAAGGCAAAAAGGCCATACTGAGCTTTATCGGGGCAGTGAGTATGTTGTTGACTTCCTCCCTAAGATTAAACTTGAAATTCTCGCGGAGGATTCGAAAGTCGACACCATCGTTGAAGCGATTACGAACGCGGCGAAGACCGATAAAATCGGCGATGGGAAAATTTTTGTGCAACCTGTAGAAGAGTGCATTCGCATTCGAACCGGAGAGCGCGGAGACGAAGCGATCTAAGCGCTTTACTTCATGACGCATTCTCTTGGCCTTCTTTTCGAACTGAAAGACGAACTCCTTGAAGCTGTACCTGCGGCTAGCCGTTGGGAAAGAGGTGCTTTCCTGCGTCATATCAAGGGGACCTTCGCTCGCGGCGAGAAATTTCTCGCAGACTCACACGGTGAGGGTGCCGGTGGGATAGAGCTCGCCGAGGCCCGCGCCGTTTTCATTGATGCCCTACTTTGTCAAATATGGGGGCATGGTGTTCATGATAGCGAGGGAGCCGAAGCGAAGGACTCGGATAAATGCGCGATGGTCGCCATTGGAGGCTATGGGCGAGGAGAGTTGTCTCCTGGATCTGATATCGATCTCATGTTCGTATTCGCCAAGCGGTCTCCAGAGACGAGCCGGTTGGTGCGCTCGATTCTCTATTTGCTCTGGGATGCGGGGCTCGATATTGGGCATAGCGCCCGAACCATTAGCGAGTGCGTGAAGATTGCCCGAGAGGATTATCAGAGCGAAACCTCCATGTTGGAAAATCGCCTGGTAGCAGGCGATTTAAATATATTTACTGCTTATAACAATC
Proteins encoded in this window:
- a CDS encoding metallophosphoesterase family protein — translated: MENDYSRLMILSDTHGKLPREVVQACEGAAHIIHAGDLGGEDILHELMGVAQVTAVCGNVDWTNLAPLRAFVSVGGWRILVQHIVWERGGPSTEVRDVAAGEEADLVVFGHTHEPLCQQLGNTVYFNPGSCGPRRFTLPQSYGEALLGPEGGEFRIIDFSGRSEKIIHESRIERGGSG
- the ispH gene encoding 4-hydroxy-3-methylbut-2-enyl diphosphate reductase → MRVKLAKTAGFCWGVERALDIVLETSNKAKAPVYTHGPLIHNPQTVSLLKEKDITPYDPAETPSDNGLLVIRAHGISPQVREKLRNSGSTIRDATCPLVAKVHGVIRKHSRLGAHTVIIGEEGHPEVEGHIGYSEAGHTLVTSFEDLEKIPSGLDDVIVVAQTTINMGDWSEVVEGLLTRYPAAQMFNTICDATEVRQEEVRQIAPDVDLMIIVGGRNSGNTARLAEVAKEEGSTSLLIETEDEIDPEYLRKFKNIGVTAGASTPDWMIRRVVNRIESIPDTVSRFSDRLIQGIKALSRANVLLLLAASMASVATSVLGGFPVSTMGVAVASLYLFAMHTMNRCTSFEADRYNEPNRAFFYEKNRGILVKASVVAGLVSLGLGVVLSFTVVVVLFIGSMLGAFYSLRMEPRALNVGKVLDFPASRTVVVTVGWVVSLALLPALANPELVGAAWPIAILFAFGMTLMRSGLMELRDIQGDQIVGKRTLPILLGKEQTEVMLACVCAAMAVMLVSGVVNGWVASSIGIAMLVPVIISGLGIWLYKKKIIGHSGLTEAVVDLQFISAGIVALIVA
- a CDS encoding P-II family nitrogen regulator codes for the protein MQLIVAIVKPFKMDEVKEALGSAGVAGMTVTEVKGFGRQKGHTELYRGSEYVVDFLPKIKLEILAEDSKVDTIVEAITNAAKTDKIGDGKIFVQPVEECIRIRTGERGDEAI